The Musa acuminata AAA Group cultivar baxijiao chromosome BXJ2-2, Cavendish_Baxijiao_AAA, whole genome shotgun sequence genome has a segment encoding these proteins:
- the LOC135605941 gene encoding uncharacterized protein LOC135605941 produces MEEFRSGSYGDGRMEMEVYGSRPQPSISGPHDFRCYSASYASSQGGNQASKEIKLKKGKSTSGSSSSKSGWSLSDPELQRKKRVAGYKAYAVEGKMKGGLRKSFRWLKDRCTKVVHGWW; encoded by the coding sequence ATGGAGGAGTTCAGGTCAGGGTCGTACGGGGATGGGAGGATGGAGATGGAGGTTTATGGGAGCAGGCCTCAGCCTTCGATCTCAGGCCCTCATGACTTCAGGTGCTACAGTGCATCCTATGCTTCCTCCCAAGGCGGCAACCAGGCTTCTAAAGAGATCAAGCTCAAGAAGGGCAAGAGCACCTccggctcctcctcctccaagtcTGGGTGGAGCCTCAGTGACCCTGAgctgcagaggaagaagagggtggCGGGATACAAGGCTTACGCTGTGGAGGGGAAGATGAAGGGCGGCTTGAGGAAAAGCTTCAGGTGGCTCAAGGACAGATGCACCAAGGTCGTGCATGGATGGTGGTGA